A region from the Drosophila bipectinata strain 14024-0381.07 chromosome 3R, DbipHiC1v2, whole genome shotgun sequence genome encodes:
- the jar gene encoding myosin heavy chain 95F isoform X2, giving the protein MDFYANNKELHSATSVRKMLEDTQLVWVRDAAEGYIQGRITEIGAKEFEVTPTDRKYPKRTCHYDDIHSSCDGPQDHDDNCELMLLNEATFLDNLKTRYYKDKIYTYVANILIAVNPYREIKELYAPDTIKKYNGRSLGELPPHVFAIADKAIRDMRVYKLSQSIIVSGESGAGKTESTKYLLKYLCYSHDSAGPIETKILDANPVLEAFGNAKTTRNNNSSRFGKFIEVHYDAKCQVVGGYISHYLLEKSRICTQSAEERNYHVFYMLLAGAPQQLRDKLSLGKPDDYRYLSGCTQYFANAKTEQLIPGSQKSKNHQQKGPLKDPIIDDYQHFQNLDKALGRLGLSDTEKLGIYSLVAAVLHLGNIAFEEIPDDVRGGCQVSEASEQSLTITSGLLGVDQTELRTALVSRVMQSKGGGFKGTVIMVPLKIYEASNARDALAKAIYSRLFDRIVGLINQSIPFQASNFYIGVLDIAGFEYFTVNSFEQFCINYCNEKLQKFFNDNILKNEQELYKREGLNVPEITFTDNQDIIELIEAKSNGIFTLLDEESKLPKPSPSHFTAEVHKSWANHYRLGLPRSSRLKAHRTLRDEEGFLVRHFAGAVCYNTEQFIEKNNDALHASLEGLVQECDNPLLQTLFPSGSSTSVRGKLNFISVGSKFKTQLGELMEKLEQNGTNFIRCIKPNSKMIDRQFEGSLALAQLKCSGTISVLELMEHGYPSRVLFADLYSMYKSVLPPELVSLPARTFCEAMFQSLNLSAKDFKFGITKVFFRPGKFVEFDRIMRSDPENMLAIVAKVKKWLIRSRWVKSALGALCVIKLRNRIIYRNKCVLVAQRIARGYLARKQHRPRYQGLAKINKIRVNTVKTIEIASGLKMGRDEIVSGVNDIYRQIDEAIKKIKLNPRITQREIDSMYTVVMANMNKLTVDLNTKLKEQQQAEEQERLRKIQEALEAERAAKEAEEQRLREEAENKRLKAEMETRRKAAEAQRLRQEEEDRRAALALQEQLEKEAKDDAKYRQQLEQERRDHELALRLANESNGQVEDSPPVIRNGVNDASPMGSNKLIRSENVRAQQQALGKQKYDLSKWKYSELRDAINTSCDIELLEACRQEFHRRLKVYHAWKAKNRKRTTMDENERAPRSVMEAAFKQPPIVQPIQEIVTAQHRYFRIPFMRANAPDNTKRGLWYAHFDGQWIARQMELHADKPPILLVAGTDDMQMCELSLEETGLTRKRGAEILEHEFNREWERNGGKAYKNLGARPNGPAAAGIQKQQS; this is encoded by the exons GCGAACTCATGCTGCTCAACGAGGCCACATTTCTGGACAATTTGAAAACACGTTACTATAAAGACAAGATTTAC ACCTATGTGGCCAACATACTAATCGCCGTGAATCCGTATCGCGAGATCAAGGAGCTCTATGCACCCGATACCATTAAGAAGTACAATGGCCGTTCTTTGGGCGAACTGCCCCCACATGTCTTTGCGATTG CGGATAAAGCTATACGGGATATGCGGGTTTACAAGTTGTCGCAATCCATCATTGTTTCTGGAGAGTCGGGTGCCGGAAAGACCGAGTCCACCAAATACCTGCTCAAATACCTATGCTATTCGCACGATAGCGCTGGTCCTATCGAAACTAAAATATTGGATG ccaaccccgtACTGGAGGCCTTCGGCAATGCTAAAACTACTCGAAACAACAACTCTTCCCGATTCGGCAAGTTCATTGAGGTCCACTATGACGCCAAGTGCCAGGTGGTCGGTGGCTACATTTCCCATTATTTGCTGGAGAAGAGCCGCATCTGCACTCAGAGTGCAGAGGAGCGAAACTACCATGTGTTCTACATGCTCCTGGCCGGAGCACCCCAGCAGTTGCGGGACAAGCTGAGTCTGGGAAAACCTGATGACTACAGG TATCTTTCCGGCTGCACCCAGTACTTTGCCAATGCCAAGACCGAGCAGCTGATACCCGGCTCTCAGAAGTCCAAGAATCACCAGCAGAAAGGTCCGCTCAAGGATCCCATTATCGATGATTACCAGCACTTCCAGAACCTGGACAAGGCTCTGGGTCGTCTGGGACTTTCGGATACCGAGAAACTGGGCATATACTCGCTGGTGGCTGCTGTACTGCATTTGGGCAACATTGCTTTTGAAGAGATTCCCGACGATGTGCGTGGCGGTTGTCAGGTGTCCGAGGCTTCCGAGCAGTCACTGACCATCACCAGTGGTCTCCTGGGAGTAGACCAAACGGAGCTGCGCACAGCGCTGGTGTCCAGGGTAATGCAGAGCAAAGGCGGCGGCTTCAAGGGCACGGTCATCAT GGTTCCTCTGAAAATTTATGAGGCTAGCAACGCTAGAGATGCCCTTGCCAAGGCCATCTACAGTCGCCTCTTTGACCGCATCGTCGGCCTGATCAACCAGAGCATCCCCTTCCAGGCCTCCAACTTCTACATCGGCGTTCTCGACATTGCCGGCTTCGAGTACTTCACAGTGAACTCGTTCGAGCAGTTCTGCATCAACTACTGCAATGAAAAGCTCCAAAAGTTCTTTAACGACAACATCCTGAAGAACGAACAGGAACTGTACAAGCGTGAGGGTCTCAACGTGCCGGAAATTACTTTCACCGACAATCAAGACATCATCGAGCTGATCGAAGCCAAGTCGAATGGCATTTTCACCTTGCTGGATGAGGAATCGAAGCTGCCGAAGCCCTCGCCCTCGCATTTTACTGCCGAGGTCCACAAGTCCTGGGCGAATCACTACCGTTTGGGTCTTCCACGCTCCTCGCGCTTGAAAGCTCATCGCACCCTGCGCGATGAAGAGGGCTTCCTGGTTCGCCACTTTGCCGGAGCCGTTTGCTATAACACGGAGCAGTTTATCGAAAAGAACAACGACGCCCTACACGCCTCGCTGGAGGGTCTGGTTCAGGAGTGCGACAATCCCCTCCTACAGACCCTCTTCCCCTCGGGAAGCAGCACCTCCGTACGCGGCAAGCTCAACTTTATTTCGGTGGGCTCCAAGTTCAAGACGCAGCTGGGTGAACTAATGGAGAAGCTGGAACAGAAC GGCACCAACTTCATCCGTTGCATCAAGCCCAACAGCAAGATGATCGATCGCCAGTTCGAGGGCAGCCTGGCGCTGGCCCAACTAAAGTGTTCGGGCACCATCTCGGTGCTGGAGCTCATGGAGCACGGATATCCATCCAGAGTTCTGTTCGCTGATCTGTACAGCATGTACAAGTCGGTGCTGCCACCAGAACTGGTTTCTCTGCCAGCCCGCACCTTCTGCGAGGCAATGTTCCAGTCTCTCAATCTGAGCGCCAAGGACTTTAAGTTCGGCATCACCAAGGTCTTCTTCCGGCCAGGAAAGTTCGTCGAGTTTGACCGCATCATGCGTTCGGATCCTGAGAATATGCTAGCCATTGTGGCCAAGGTGAAGAAGTGGCTGATTCGATCTCGTTGGGTCAAGTCCGCACTGGGAGCTCTATGCGTGATTAAGC TACGCAATCGTATCATCTACCGGAACAAGTGTGTCCTGGTGGCCCAGCGCATTGCCCGTGGCTACCTCGCTCGTAAGCAGCATCGCCCGCGGTACCAGGGACTCGCCAAGATCAACAAGATTCGGGTAAACACGGTTAAAACCATCGAGATAGCCAGTGGCCTGAAAATGGGTCGCGATGAGATTGTAAGCGGAGTGAATGATATTTACAGACAAATAGATGAGGCCATCAAGAAGATAAAG TTGAATCCTCGCATCACACAACGCGAAATCGACTCCATGTACACCGTGGTTATGGCCAATATGAACAAGTTGACCGTGGATCTGAACACCAAGCtaaaggagcagcagcaggccgAGGAGCAGGAGCGCCTGCGCAAAATCCAAGAGGCCCTGGAGGCCGAAAGGGCTGCCAAGGAGGCGGAAGAGCAGCGTCTACGCGAGGAAGCCGAAAACAAACGACT caaagcCGAAATGGAAACTCGCCGCAAAGCTGCGGAAGCCCAGCGCCTACGACAAGAGGAGGAAGATCGACGTGCCGCCTTGGCTCTGCAGGAGCAGCTGGAGAAGGAGGCCAAGGACGATGCCAAGTACCGTCAGCAACTCGAACAAGAACGCCGCGATCACGAGCTGGCCCTGCGCTTGGCCAACGAATCCAACGGCCAGGTGGAAGATAGTCCTCCAGTTATACGCAA TGGTGTCAATGACGCGTCTCCCATGGGTTCCAACAAGCTGATCAG ATCGGAAAATGTTCGGGCCCAGCAACAGGCATTGGGCAAACAGAAATACGACCTATCCAAATGGAAGTACTCGGAACTACGTGATGCTATCAACACGTCCTGTGATATCGAGCTACTGGAG GCATGTCGCCAGGAGTTCCATCGCCGTTTGAAGGTGTACCACGCCTGGAAGGCAAAGAACCGCAAACGCACCACCATGGATGAGAACGAGCGTGCACCACGCAGCGTCATGGAAGCTG CTTTCAAGCAGCCTCCTATAGTTCAGCCCATTCAGGAGATTGTGACAGCCCAGCATCGCTACTTCCGCATCCCATTTATGCGAGCCAATGCCCCTGATAATA CGAAACGAGGTTTGTGGTATGCCCACTTTGATGGCCAGTGGATCGCTCGCCAGATGGAGCTGCATGCGGACAAGCCGCCCATTCTTTTGGTAGCCGGCACGGACGACATGCAGATGTGCGAGCTGAGCCTCGAGGAGACGGGTCTGACCCGCAAGCGTGGCGCCGAAATATTGGAGCATGAATTCAACCGGGAATGGGAACGCAATGGAGGCAAGGCCTACAAGAACCTGGGTGCTAGGCCCAACGGACCAGCCGCCGCCGGTATTCAGAAACAACAATCATAA